Part of the Sulfurimonas denitrificans DSM 1251 genome is shown below.
ACTTATAGCTTCAAGTTTCGTTCAAATAGCAAAAGAGGAAGGATATGAGATTGATGAGAAGATACTCTATATAAGCGAGTGCTCAAAAGAGATACTAGAGGTAAGAGTAGAAGATGATTCAACCCTTATTTTTACATCACCATCCTCAATTGAGTGTTTTTTAAAAAACAATACAATCCATCCAAATGCAAAAGTTATAGTAATTGGTACAACGACAGCTGCTTATTTGCCAAAAGATATAAAGTATGTAATTAGTCAAAACACGTCTATAGAGAGCTGTATTGAGCTTGCAATAGAAGCAAAATAACGATTTATAAAATAAAATCAAGAAATATTTTGTATAATAGTATCAATAGTCTGGGTGGTTCGATATATCGCTTAATGAGGGTTCTACATTTTCAATTAGCGAACTAGTAATGCTCTTGTGTGTCGGTGCTATCGTTTGAGATATGTTTACTCTGTCGAGATAATGCCGCCGATAAAGAGCACTCTCTTCGCCCAAATACGGCTTTTAGAACCAAGCCAACTGCGAGACGGCTACTCGGGCTATTATCAAAGCGTATTTACTGAAAATATTTTGATGTTTTGAGTAGATATTTTTTAACTTATTTTTGGAGCTTTAATGAAGATTTTAATATTAGGCAGCGGCGGTAGAGAGTACTCTATTGCTCGTGCAATTTTAAATGAAAATGAGGCTCATGAACTCTTTTTTATGCCAGGAAACGGAGCAACTAGCTCACTTGGAAAAAATCTAAATATTAAAGATTATAATGATTTGGCACTATTTGCTAAAGAGAGTGGCATAGAGCTAACTATCGTAGGTCCTGAAGCACCTCTAGTTGATGGCGTGGTTGATATATTTAAATCAAATAACCTTGTAATCTTTGGACCAAGCAAAGAAGCTGCACAACTTGAGGGTTCAAAAGTATATATGAAAAACTTTTTGGCAAAATACAACATTCCAACAGCTCGCTATATAGAGACTGCATCAATAGAAGAAGCATTTAAATTTACAGATAAATTACAAACACCAATTGTAGTAAAAGCTGATGGTTTATGCGGCGGTAAGGGCGTAATTATCGCATTAACTCATGATGAAGCAAAAGTTGCAATTTCAGAGATGTTAAGTGGAAAAAGTTTTGGAGATGCGGGAAAAAAAGTTATAGTAGAAGAGTTCTTAGATGGGTATGAACTCTCTATGTTTGCAGTTTGTGATGGAGATGATTATATACTCCTTCCAGCGGCACAAGATCACAAAAGAGTAATGGATGGCGATCAAGGACCAAATACTGGTGGAATGGGTGCTTATGCTCCTACTCCTTTGGTTGATGAAGAGCTTTACCAAAAGGTAAGAGATAGAATTATCCGCCCAACACTCGACGGTATGAAGATGGAAAATGCTCCATTTGAGGGAGTCCTTTTTATTGGCATCATGGTTGTAAATGGTGAACCAATTACTTTAGAGTTTAATGTTCGTTTTGGAGACCCTGAGTGTGAGATTCTTATGCCTCTTATGACTTCAAGTGTGAGTGATATGTTCTATAAAGCTGCAACAAACAGACTCGGCGAGATAAAAGTAGAGTTTTCTTCACAGTTTGCAGTAGGTGTTGTTATGGCAAGTGCAAATTATCCATACTCAAACTCAACTCCCGCTGAGATAATATTAGACAATGTTTACCATGAAGAGATAGAAAAATACACGCACATCTCTTATGCTGGAGTTAGTATGATTGATGATAAGCTCTATGCTGATGGTGGAAGAGTTTTAGTTTGTGTTGGATTAGGCGATACCATAAAAGAAGCAAGAGATAGAGCCTACATGCGATGTGGACAAGTTCATTTTGCTGGTAAAAAACTTCGTACAGATATAGCTTATCAAGCTCTTTTTAAAGAGGTAAAGTGAACGAAGATATTCAAGATAG
Proteins encoded:
- the purD gene encoding phosphoribosylamine--glycine ligase; its protein translation is MKILILGSGGREYSIARAILNENEAHELFFMPGNGATSSLGKNLNIKDYNDLALFAKESGIELTIVGPEAPLVDGVVDIFKSNNLVIFGPSKEAAQLEGSKVYMKNFLAKYNIPTARYIETASIEEAFKFTDKLQTPIVVKADGLCGGKGVIIALTHDEAKVAISEMLSGKSFGDAGKKVIVEEFLDGYELSMFAVCDGDDYILLPAAQDHKRVMDGDQGPNTGGMGAYAPTPLVDEELYQKVRDRIIRPTLDGMKMENAPFEGVLFIGIMVVNGEPITLEFNVRFGDPECEILMPLMTSSVSDMFYKAATNRLGEIKVEFSSQFAVGVVMASANYPYSNSTPAEIILDNVYHEEIEKYTHISYAGVSMIDDKLYADGGRVLVCVGLGDTIKEARDRAYMRCGQVHFAGKKLRTDIAYQALFKEVK